A genomic region of Candidatus Binatia bacterium contains the following coding sequences:
- a CDS encoding efflux transporter outer membrane subunit, which produces MTRVLAVIVTAVAVAGCAVGPNYTPPELATPAAYRGATETAAEPESFADLPWWQVFDDPVLQDLVREALQQNYDLAAAAARVEQARAQVGVTRAPLAPQLGYQGGASRNSLNLSSLNGSDTARTFNSFLGAFNLAWEIDIWGRVRRATEASVAELFAAEEVRRGVVLTLVADVAEAYLTLLELDTELEIARRTTQSFTDTLQLFARQFEGGYTSKLAMTRAQAALASAAAAIPNVERLIAIQENRLSVLLGRPPGSIVRGVTLAAARMPPQTPPGLPAELLRRRPDIRRAEQGIVAANAGVGVAVANFFPRLGLTALYGGASSELEAVFKGAGNVWTFGGTLAGPLFQGGALYYGYKGAEQQWEQALETYRQAVVQALAEVANALVDQDKLVGVRVQQELAVQALRESVRLATLRYVGGLATYYEVLEAQQQLFPAENALAQTERDQLVAVVQLYRALGGGWAVEPSGTPGRGNDEDFPRYPPGTGDHPELQTTAVVGR; this is translated from the coding sequence ATGACGCGGGTGCTGGCGGTTATCGTGACGGCTGTGGCGGTTGCCGGCTGTGCCGTCGGCCCGAACTACACGCCGCCCGAGCTGGCGACGCCGGCGGCGTATCGGGGCGCGACGGAGACCGCCGCCGAGCCGGAGTCGTTTGCCGATCTGCCCTGGTGGCAGGTCTTCGACGACCCGGTGCTGCAGGACCTGGTGCGCGAGGCGTTGCAGCAGAACTACGACCTGGCTGCGGCGGCGGCGCGGGTCGAACAGGCGCGTGCGCAGGTGGGGGTGACGCGGGCGCCGCTGGCCCCCCAACTCGGCTACCAGGGTGGGGCGTCGCGCAACAGTCTGAATCTCAGCTCGCTTAACGGGAGCGATACGGCAAGAACCTTCAACTCGTTTCTGGGCGCCTTCAATCTGGCCTGGGAGATCGACATCTGGGGGCGGGTACGGCGCGCCACCGAGGCGTCCGTGGCGGAGTTGTTCGCGGCCGAGGAGGTTCGGCGGGGCGTGGTGCTGACCCTGGTTGCCGACGTGGCCGAGGCATATCTGACGTTGCTGGAACTCGACACCGAGCTGGAAATCGCGAGACGCACGACGCAGAGTTTCACGGACACCCTGCAACTGTTCGCCCGCCAGTTCGAAGGCGGTTACACCTCGAAGTTGGCAATGACCCGGGCGCAGGCGGCCCTGGCGAGTGCGGCGGCCGCGATCCCGAATGTCGAGCGCCTGATCGCCATTCAGGAAAACCGGCTCAGCGTGCTGCTCGGCCGGCCGCCGGGCTCGATCGTTCGTGGCGTTACCCTGGCGGCGGCGCGCATGCCGCCGCAGACGCCGCCGGGGCTGCCCGCGGAACTGTTGCGGCGGCGCCCCGACATCCGCCGCGCCGAACAGGGAATCGTCGCCGCCAACGCCGGCGTCGGCGTGGCGGTTGCGAACTTCTTTCCCAGGCTCGGGCTGACCGCGTTGTATGGGGGCGCCAGCAGCGAACTCGAAGCGGTCTTCAAGGGCGCCGGTAACGTGTGGACGTTCGGCGGGACGCTGGCCGGGCCGCTCTTTCAGGGCGGCGCGCTCTACTACGGCTACAAGGGAGCCGAGCAACAGTGGGAGCAGGCGCTGGAGACTTACCGGCAGGCGGTCGTGCAGGCCCTGGCCGAAGTGGCGAACGCGCTGGTCGACCAGGATAAGCTGGTCGGCGTGCGCGTTCAGCAGGAGCTGGCGGTGCAGGCGCTGCGCGAGTCGGTACGCCTGGCGACCTTGCGGTACGTGGGCGGTCTGGCGACGTACTACGAGGTGCTGGAAGCGCAGCAGCAGCTTTTCCCGGCGGAGAACGCTCTGGCGCAGACCGAACGCGATCAGCTCGTGGCCGTCGTGCAGTTGTATCGCGCCCTCGGCGGCGGTTGGGCGGTAGAGCCCAGCGGCACCCCGGGGCGCGGCAACGACGAGGATTTCCCGCGCTACCCGCCGGGAACGGGCGATCATCCGGAGCTGCAGACTACGGCGGTGGTGGGGCGGTGA
- a CDS encoding multidrug efflux RND transporter permease subunit, with the protein MSNFFINRPIVSMVISIIMVIVGIVAMVALPVAQFPNIAPPEIQLTATYVGADAVTLADSVATPIEQQMQGVDGMIYMYSYNASNGQMTLKVDFDVTTDVNTDQILVQMRYQQAASQLPMDVQQYGINIKPSATSPLALFSLYSPKGTYDALFLTNYAFININNPMARVPGIGQVLIFGAGNYAMRFWVDPDVLAKLGITVTEILEALKSQNTVNPAGQIGGEPVPPGQQFTYTVRAQGRLASVEEFGNVVVRANPDGSVVRMRDVARIELGAQTYSMIGRLNGAPAAIVAIYQLPDSNAIDTMNQAKALMEEARKRFPEDLDYVVSLDTTLAVTEGIREIVKTLFEALVLVIIVVFVFLQGFRATLIPLLAVPVSLVGTFMIFPFFGFSINTLSLFGLVLAIGLVVDDAIVVVEAVEHHIEHGLSPRDAAFKAMSQVSAPVMAIALILVAVFVPTAFIPGITGRLYQQFAVTIAVSVVISAFNALSLSPALAALLLRPRKETRGPLGAFFRWFNRVFARATDGYVNWCHKLIRGSAVSMLALAGIAVVAVLLGSRLPGSFLPEEDQGYFYMNVQLPNAASLQRTDGVCRQIEALLKETAGVQTYNTIAGFSLLSGVNTTYSAFYFVTLTPWEERDKEGRTAAAIMRELNQKLYMLPEAQAFAFAPPAIPGVGTSGGATFMLEDRSGTGVKFLAENTATFMAAARKRPEFASVFTTFIPDTPQMYAKVDTDKVLTQGVDLSSVYKTLQTFMGGTFVNYFNLFGFVWQVYVQADGPARTTAENVGRFYVLNNKKEQVPLSALVDIQKINGPEFLMHFNGYNTAQINAVAAPGYSSGQVMAALEQVFAETQPVEMGFDYMGMSFQEQVAAQGVPPSVIFGFSLLMVFLILAAQYESWSLPFSVLLGVPIAVFGAYAGLWLRGFDNDVYAQIGLVMLIGLAAKNAILIVEFAKDEYEGGKSVVDAALAAARLRLRPILMTAFAFILGVVPLVTASGSGAESRKILGTAVIGGMLAASLIAIFIVPVSFYVVERLRGEKPPAAPPVTGGGGQGS; encoded by the coding sequence ATGTCGAACTTCTTCATCAATCGGCCCATCGTGTCCATGGTGATCTCGATCATCATGGTGATCGTCGGGATCGTGGCCATGGTCGCCCTGCCGGTGGCCCAGTTCCCGAACATCGCGCCACCCGAGATCCAGTTGACGGCCACCTACGTCGGTGCCGACGCCGTCACTCTGGCGGACTCCGTCGCCACGCCGATCGAGCAGCAGATGCAAGGCGTCGACGGCATGATCTACATGTACTCGTACAACGCCAGTAACGGGCAGATGACCCTCAAGGTCGATTTCGACGTCACCACCGACGTCAACACCGACCAGATCCTCGTGCAGATGCGCTACCAGCAGGCGGCCTCGCAGTTGCCGATGGACGTGCAGCAGTACGGGATCAACATCAAGCCCTCGGCGACCAGCCCGCTGGCGCTGTTTTCCCTGTACTCGCCGAAGGGCACTTACGATGCGCTCTTTCTGACCAACTACGCCTTCATCAATATCAACAACCCGATGGCGCGTGTGCCCGGTATCGGCCAGGTGCTGATCTTCGGCGCCGGCAACTACGCGATGCGCTTCTGGGTCGACCCCGACGTGCTGGCGAAGCTCGGGATCACGGTGACCGAGATCCTCGAAGCACTGAAAAGCCAGAACACGGTCAACCCCGCCGGTCAGATCGGCGGCGAGCCGGTGCCGCCGGGGCAGCAGTTCACGTACACGGTGCGGGCGCAGGGCCGGCTGGCCAGCGTCGAGGAGTTCGGCAATGTCGTCGTGCGTGCTAACCCCGACGGCTCCGTGGTGCGGATGCGCGACGTTGCCCGCATCGAGCTGGGTGCGCAGACGTACTCGATGATCGGGCGCCTCAACGGCGCGCCGGCGGCGATCGTCGCGATCTATCAGCTCCCCGACTCCAACGCGATTGACACCATGAACCAGGCGAAGGCGCTGATGGAGGAAGCCAGGAAGCGCTTTCCCGAGGACCTCGATTACGTCGTCTCGCTCGATACCACGCTGGCGGTGACCGAGGGTATTCGCGAGATCGTCAAGACGCTGTTCGAGGCGCTGGTCCTCGTCATCATCGTGGTGTTTGTCTTCCTGCAGGGTTTCCGTGCGACGCTGATTCCGCTGCTGGCCGTGCCGGTGTCGCTGGTCGGCACGTTCATGATCTTTCCGTTCTTCGGATTTTCGATCAACACGCTGTCCCTGTTCGGCCTCGTGCTGGCGATCGGCCTGGTGGTCGACGACGCCATCGTGGTGGTCGAGGCAGTCGAGCACCACATCGAACATGGCCTGTCGCCGCGCGACGCGGCTTTCAAGGCCATGTCGCAGGTGTCGGCGCCGGTGATGGCGATCGCGTTGATCCTTGTCGCCGTGTTCGTGCCCACGGCCTTCATCCCCGGCATCACCGGCAGGTTGTATCAGCAGTTCGCGGTGACGATCGCGGTGTCGGTGGTCATCTCGGCGTTCAACGCGCTGTCGTTGAGCCCCGCCCTCGCGGCGTTGCTGCTGCGGCCGCGGAAGGAGACTCGCGGTCCGTTGGGCGCTTTCTTCCGCTGGTTCAACCGCGTGTTCGCGCGTGCCACCGACGGCTACGTGAACTGGTGCCATAAACTGATTCGCGGATCGGCGGTGTCGATGCTGGCGCTCGCCGGCATCGCCGTGGTGGCCGTGTTGCTGGGCTCGCGTTTGCCCGGGAGCTTCCTGCCGGAGGAAGACCAGGGGTACTTCTACATGAACGTGCAGCTTCCCAACGCGGCGTCGCTGCAGCGGACCGACGGGGTATGCCGGCAGATCGAGGCGCTGCTCAAGGAGACCGCGGGGGTGCAGACGTACAACACGATTGCCGGCTTCAGTTTGCTGAGCGGCGTGAACACGACCTACAGCGCCTTTTACTTCGTCACGCTGACGCCGTGGGAGGAGCGCGACAAGGAGGGACGCACGGCCGCGGCGATCATGCGCGAGCTCAACCAGAAGCTCTACATGTTGCCCGAGGCGCAGGCGTTCGCCTTCGCGCCGCCGGCGATCCCAGGGGTGGGAACTTCGGGCGGGGCGACGTTCATGCTCGAGGACCGCAGCGGCACGGGGGTCAAGTTCCTCGCGGAGAACACTGCCACGTTCATGGCCGCGGCGCGCAAACGGCCGGAGTTCGCCTCGGTGTTCACGACCTTTATCCCCGACACGCCGCAGATGTACGCGAAGGTCGATACCGACAAGGTCCTCACGCAGGGTGTCGATCTGAGTTCGGTGTACAAGACGTTGCAGACCTTCATGGGCGGCACGTTCGTTAACTACTTCAACCTGTTCGGGTTCGTCTGGCAGGTGTACGTGCAGGCCGACGGACCGGCGCGGACCACCGCCGAAAACGTCGGACGCTTCTATGTGCTGAACAACAAGAAGGAGCAGGTGCCCTTGTCGGCCCTCGTCGACATCCAGAAGATCAACGGCCCCGAGTTCCTGATGCACTTCAACGGTTACAACACCGCGCAGATCAACGCCGTGGCCGCGCCGGGATACAGCTCGGGTCAGGTGATGGCGGCGCTGGAGCAGGTGTTTGCGGAGACGCAACCGGTCGAAATGGGTTTCGACTACATGGGCATGTCGTTCCAGGAGCAGGTGGCGGCGCAGGGTGTGCCGCCGAGCGTGATCTTCGGGTTCTCGCTGCTCATGGTGTTCCTGATCCTGGCGGCGCAGTACGAGAGCTGGTCGTTGCCGTTCAGTGTCTTGCTCGGCGTGCCGATCGCCGTCTTCGGGGCGTACGCCGGCCTGTGGTTGCGCGGCTTCGACAACGACGTGTACGCGCAGATCGGCCTCGTGATGCTGATCGGCCTGGCGGCCAAGAACGCCATTCTCATCGTCGAGTTCGCCAAGGACGAGTACGAGGGCGGCAAGTCGGTGGTGGATGCGGCGCTCGCGGCGGCGCGCCTGCGGCTGCGGCCGATCCTCATGACGGCGTTCGCCTTCATTCTCGGCGTGGTGCCGCTGGTCACCGCTTCCGGATCGGGGGCGGAATCGCGGAAGATCCTCGGGACGGCGGTCATCGGCGGTATGCTGGCGGCGTCGCTGATTGCGATCTTCATCGTTCCGGTCTCGTTCTACGTCGTCGAGCGGCTGCGCGGCGAGAAACCGCCGGCGGCGCCGCCAGTGACCGGCGGGGGAGGACAGGGGTCATGA
- a CDS encoding efflux RND transporter periplasmic adaptor subunit, whose protein sequence is MRRRTAWQQRGDLSRRLVEVVGSLLAVSLLGTACGRGDKPTAPPPPEVLVTEVVQKEVPVYGEWIGVMTGFINADIRPQVKGYLLAKLYHEGDVVKANQALFQIDPREFQAQFEQARANLAQNLAILKKNQLDVARYTPLAREGAVSQQELDNAIQATQASQATVDAAKAAVDQARLNLDWTKVTSLIDGVAGIAQAQVGDLVDLSTVMTTVSQLDPIKVRFPIAEQEYLRLARARAAGDTNEEARRDDLRLILADGTTYPSSGKVYVVGREVDPRTGTLTIEGLFPNPRNVLRPGGYAKVRAQLEVLPKALVVPQAAVADVQGATQVAVVLPDNTVEMRNVVTGPRDGFYWAIASGVKAGERVIVEGVQKVRGGVKVSPKPFAVPTPGPTATPMPF, encoded by the coding sequence ATGAGGCGGCGCACAGCGTGGCAGCAGCGTGGCGATTTATCCCGGAGACTCGTCGAAGTCGTCGGTTCGCTGCTTGCCGTGAGTCTGCTGGGGACCGCCTGCGGCCGGGGCGACAAACCGACCGCTCCGCCGCCGCCCGAGGTGCTGGTTACGGAGGTCGTGCAGAAGGAAGTGCCGGTTTACGGCGAGTGGATCGGCGTGATGACCGGGTTCATCAATGCCGACATCCGGCCGCAGGTGAAGGGTTATCTCCTCGCCAAGCTTTACCACGAGGGCGACGTCGTAAAGGCGAACCAGGCGCTCTTCCAGATCGATCCGCGCGAGTTTCAGGCGCAGTTCGAACAAGCCCGGGCGAATCTGGCCCAGAATCTGGCGATCTTGAAGAAGAACCAGCTCGACGTTGCGCGCTACACACCGCTGGCCCGGGAGGGCGCGGTCAGCCAGCAAGAACTCGACAATGCGATTCAGGCGACGCAGGCCAGTCAGGCGACGGTCGACGCCGCGAAGGCTGCCGTCGATCAGGCGCGGCTGAACCTCGATTGGACCAAGGTTACGTCGTTGATCGACGGTGTCGCGGGCATCGCGCAGGCGCAGGTGGGCGATCTGGTGGATCTGTCGACGGTGATGACCACCGTCTCGCAGCTCGATCCGATCAAGGTAAGATTCCCGATCGCCGAGCAGGAGTACCTCCGGTTAGCGCGCGCGCGGGCCGCGGGTGACACGAACGAAGAAGCTCGCCGCGACGATCTGCGCTTGATCCTCGCCGACGGCACCACTTATCCCAGCTCCGGCAAGGTGTACGTGGTGGGGCGCGAGGTCGACCCGCGCACGGGTACGCTGACCATCGAGGGGCTGTTCCCCAATCCGCGCAACGTCCTGCGGCCCGGCGGTTACGCCAAGGTGCGGGCGCAACTGGAGGTGCTGCCGAAAGCGTTGGTCGTGCCGCAGGCGGCCGTCGCCGACGTGCAGGGCGCCACCCAGGTTGCCGTCGTGCTGCCCGACAACACGGTCGAGATGCGCAACGTGGTCACCGGCCCACGCGACGGTTTCTACTGGGCGATCGCCTCCGGCGTGAAGGCGGGCGAGCGGGTGATCGTCGAAGGCGTGCAGAAAGTGCGCGGCGGCGTCAAGGTCAGCCCGAAACCGTTCGCGGTGCCGACTCCCGGCCCGACGGCGACACCGATGCCGTTCTGA